From a region of the uncultured Draconibacterium sp. genome:
- a CDS encoding heparan-alpha-glucosaminide N-acetyltransferase domain-containing protein: MKTVKRYLALDVLRGLTIVAMITVNNPGSWSHIYQPLKHSAWNGCSPTDLVFPFFLFIVGVSMYFSFSKYGNTLNQESLKRLVKRTVLIFAIGLFLNSFPQWSRDFSTLRILGVLQRIAIVYGIASLIVLSAKKSWLPYISAAILLIYWATLFYFGNETPFSLEGNATIRFDQAILGENHMYHGFGIPFDPEGLLSTIPAIVTALLGYIAGAFIHKAEENKIPKLLLFAGLTGIAAGLLWGLVFPINKPLWTSSYVLYTAGWASVVLAALIWIIDIKSYKKWTSFFVVFGMNPLFIFALSGLWANTLTRIIKFTNSEGQLTNGYNWLYHQVFEPLAGPLNGSLLFALTHVAFFWLIARILYKKKIFIKV, encoded by the coding sequence ATGAAAACAGTAAAACGGTATCTGGCTCTTGATGTTCTGCGCGGTTTAACCATAGTGGCAATGATCACGGTTAATAATCCCGGTAGTTGGTCGCACATCTATCAACCTCTAAAACACTCGGCATGGAACGGGTGCTCACCGACCGACCTCGTCTTTCCTTTTTTCCTATTTATCGTGGGAGTTTCTATGTACTTTTCATTTTCAAAGTACGGGAATACCTTAAATCAGGAATCATTAAAACGCCTGGTAAAAAGAACCGTTTTAATTTTTGCCATCGGTTTGTTTCTTAATTCATTTCCACAATGGTCCAGAGATTTCTCAACACTACGGATACTGGGTGTACTTCAGCGAATAGCTATCGTTTACGGAATTGCATCGTTAATAGTACTCTCCGCTAAAAAATCGTGGTTGCCCTATATTTCCGCAGCCATATTATTAATCTATTGGGCTACCCTGTTTTACTTTGGCAACGAAACACCATTTAGTTTAGAAGGAAATGCAACAATACGTTTCGACCAGGCAATTCTTGGCGAAAACCACATGTATCATGGTTTTGGCATTCCTTTCGATCCTGAAGGCCTGCTTAGTACCATTCCGGCAATTGTTACTGCACTGTTGGGTTATATTGCAGGTGCCTTTATCCATAAAGCTGAAGAAAACAAAATACCGAAACTGCTTCTTTTTGCCGGGCTGACAGGTATCGCTGCCGGATTATTGTGGGGATTGGTTTTCCCGATTAACAAACCACTATGGACAAGCTCTTATGTGTTATATACAGCAGGTTGGGCTTCTGTTGTACTGGCAGCACTCATTTGGATTATCGATATAAAATCATACAAAAAATGGACATCCTTTTTTGTGGTTTTCGGAATGAACCCACTGTTCATTTTTGCGCTCTCGGGATTATGGGCCAATACTCTTACACGTATAATAAAATTCACGAATAGCGAAGGGCAGTTAACCAACGGATACAACTGGCTTTATCATCAGGTATTTGAACCACTGGCAGGGCCATTAAACGGTTCACTACTTTTTGCACTTACGCATGTCGCCTTCTTCTGGCTGATTGCCCGAATCCTCTACAAAAAGAAAATATTCATAAAAGTTTAA
- a CDS encoding RagB/SusD family nutrient uptake outer membrane protein, which produces MKKYSLILITLVLLAFSSCDDFLDRPSLTEMNDETYWTSENNLRLFANGFYENYFVGYNSSWSSSYTPLRSYYFSDDFTSRGKQGGFETQAPSSRASTSSTPSMMTTYAGPSWNFSWVRKSNLFLDRIENMQAGILTEDAQNHWTAVARFFRGYEYSRLVSVFGDVPYYGSVIADTELDVLYKDRDDRTEVMDKVYEDFEYVLANMRLSDGDALYLNRYTAAGFISRFMLFEGTWQKYHLNNTDKASKYLQMAVDAAAIVMESGKYSFSSDFRSLFGSQDLAGNPEVIMYRHYDAALGVTHTVASYSNITEGQGTAANLALAKAFICTDANPYQLSSVENADKLDIQNIIATRDPRFEATFWDTPKKESATLLYADKFIDRVGPTYYGSGYPPMYGSNTNTNDAPVMRLAEVVLNWIEAKAELATMGGAVVTQADIDASINAIRQRPLDDVAIEKGITQTAPLLLSALPDDPSRDADVPALIWEIRRERRMEFVYEHSRLLDIKRWNKIDYMKASENPDIMRGLWIDFQAEFPEWLVAEKEGVLRVENENGTIVTYDGTNAAEMVGYFVPESIAERDEFTDRVYLAPVGNAQISEYADKGYTLSQTPGWN; this is translated from the coding sequence ATGAAAAAATATAGTTTAATATTAATAACACTGGTCTTACTGGCATTTAGCAGTTGCGACGATTTTCTTGACAGACCGTCGCTTACCGAAATGAACGACGAGACCTACTGGACCTCGGAAAACAACCTTCGTTTGTTTGCCAATGGTTTTTACGAAAATTACTTTGTTGGATATAACTCATCATGGAGTTCGTCTTACACACCACTTCGCAGTTACTATTTCTCCGACGATTTTACTTCTCGCGGAAAACAGGGCGGTTTTGAGACACAAGCTCCTTCGTCCAGAGCGAGTACAAGTTCAACTCCCAGCATGATGACAACTTATGCGGGGCCAAGTTGGAACTTCTCGTGGGTAAGAAAATCGAATCTGTTTTTGGACAGAATTGAAAATATGCAAGCCGGTATACTTACCGAAGATGCACAAAACCATTGGACTGCTGTTGCCCGCTTTTTCAGAGGATACGAGTACAGCCGCCTTGTAAGTGTATTTGGCGATGTTCCTTACTATGGTAGCGTAATTGCAGACACTGAACTGGATGTTTTATACAAAGACCGCGATGACCGTACCGAGGTGATGGATAAAGTTTACGAAGACTTTGAATATGTTTTGGCCAACATGAGACTATCGGATGGCGATGCGCTATATCTTAACCGCTACACCGCTGCCGGATTTATTTCGCGCTTTATGTTGTTCGAAGGAACCTGGCAAAAGTACCACCTGAACAACACGGATAAAGCCAGCAAATATTTGCAAATGGCTGTTGATGCCGCGGCTATCGTAATGGAATCGGGTAAATACTCTTTTTCAAGCGATTTTCGCTCGCTTTTCGGATCTCAGGATCTGGCCGGAAACCCCGAAGTTATTATGTACCGCCACTACGATGCAGCACTGGGTGTAACACATACTGTTGCTTCTTATTCGAATATAACAGAAGGACAAGGTACTGCAGCAAACCTTGCATTGGCAAAAGCATTTATTTGTACCGATGCAAATCCGTACCAGCTTTCTTCGGTTGAAAATGCCGACAAACTGGATATTCAAAATATAATTGCTACCCGCGATCCACGTTTTGAAGCCACTTTCTGGGATACTCCAAAGAAAGAATCGGCTACCTTGTTGTATGCCGATAAATTTATCGACAGAGTTGGCCCAACTTACTATGGTTCAGGTTATCCTCCAATGTACGGTTCGAACACCAATACCAACGATGCTCCGGTTATGCGTTTGGCAGAGGTTGTTTTAAACTGGATTGAAGCAAAAGCCGAGCTGGCAACTATGGGTGGTGCTGTAGTTACTCAGGCTGATATTGATGCTTCTATCAATGCTATTCGCCAGCGCCCCTTGGATGATGTTGCAATTGAAAAAGGCATTACACAAACAGCACCGCTATTACTTAGCGCATTGCCCGACGATCCTTCACGTGATGCAGATGTTCCTGCATTAATATGGGAAATCAGACGCGAACGCCGTATGGAATTCGTATACGAGCACTCTCGTCTGCTCGACATCAAACGTTGGAATAAAATCGACTACATGAAGGCTTCTGAAAATCCGGATATCATGCGTGGTTTATGGATTGATTTTCAGGCAGAATTCCCGGAATGGCTGGTTGCGGAAAAAGAAGGCGTTTTAAGAGTAGAAAATGAAAATGGAACAATTGTTACCTATGATGGTACAAACGCTGCTGAAATGGTGGGTTATTTTGTTCCTGAAAGTATTGCCGAACGCGACGAATTTACCGATCGAGTATATCTTGCTCCAGTAGGAAATGCACAAATCAGTGAATACGCTGACAAAGGCTACACATTGAGTCAAACACCAGGATGGAACTAG
- a CDS encoding TonB-dependent receptor yields MKKGLLFILFLCMGIMVFAQKRQISGVIREESTNEPLPGVSILEKGTTNGVVTNIDGQYQITVSANATIKVSFIGMEPQEVVIGDASTYNFSLKPSSEELDEVVVVGFGIQKKTNLTGAVASVNTKELEARPIPDVGRGLQGLTPGLNVVVPSGEIGSDPILKIRGQLASFEGGNAPLILLDNVEIPSIQLVNPDDIASISVLKDAASASIYGAKGAFGVILITTKKGASSESVNISYSANLSFQNISKKIEMGGVEALEYSILAAERVGATATGAFWKVTRDSYERAAQWEEQWGDVVKPNDPMLYGRDWYVDANGYKLGLRTYDPYDYMIEEWTPSQQHNLSVNGKTGKTDFNIGFGYLDQNGMMKTAKEDDFKRYNGSVKVGTEVNSWLKVHGGSIFSKRIKRYPYATASTTADPWLYLYRWSPIYPLTTEEGDPIRSPVSEVAQANTAFQETNYTSMNGGFVITPVDDWNINFDYTYANQEYINKRPGTRYTARNSWSSALPKYDESGSRIYVNNAGEQVASTADGAMEAYELNLLTYTGVGANPDRVFRIAQNKKWSTLNLNTTYDLTLDEIHKFNFMAGMNRVAYDVASNWSQKTELIDYNNPQFDLATGTQTAGGSEAWESQLGFFGRINYNLKDKYLLEANLRYDGTSKFPTDLQWRWFPSFSAGWRVSEEDWMKNLQPVLSSLKLRGSWGTIGDQTVNNSLYIPTMSGGYNNWIIGGSKLYDFGTPASVAASITWQDITTLDLGFDARLIDNKLGISFDWYQRDTENMIVPQEGLPTTYGTSAPKGNFGSLRTNGFELQLDYNHRFRNGVGLNVVATVADAKTKITKYGSTQVVDSWYVGKTYGEIWGYETDRLYQTDDFVYENGELVTVTSTDDRNVYQLTDSNAPTQGYLQSGNFMYGPGDVKFKDLNGDGVINDGSRLLDDHGDLKKIGNSTPRYEYSFRINTDYKGFDLSVFLQGVGKRDVWGNGFFAIPGFNASDGAMPEAMATDFWREDRTDAFYPRPYNNANSNNKLNMVRQSRYLLDMSYLRIKNITFGYTLPTQLVEKANLSSLRVYVSLENFFTFDNLRDLPIDPEEISGYSMWNSSNYNLSRTGIGTPTFKSASIGLQLNF; encoded by the coding sequence ATGAAGAAAGGCTTATTATTTATTCTTTTTCTGTGCATGGGCATTATGGTTTTTGCGCAGAAACGTCAGATTTCCGGTGTAATACGGGAAGAGTCGACAAATGAACCACTACCAGGTGTCTCGATCCTTGAAAAAGGAACCACCAATGGTGTTGTTACAAATATTGACGGGCAGTACCAAATTACCGTCAGTGCTAACGCCACCATAAAAGTTAGTTTTATTGGTATGGAACCTCAGGAAGTTGTAATTGGAGATGCATCCACCTACAATTTCTCGCTAAAGCCTTCGTCGGAAGAACTGGATGAAGTAGTTGTGGTGGGTTTTGGAATTCAGAAAAAAACCAACTTAACAGGTGCCGTTGCATCAGTTAACACCAAAGAACTGGAAGCAAGACCAATACCCGATGTAGGTCGTGGTTTGCAAGGTCTTACTCCGGGTTTAAACGTTGTTGTTCCAAGTGGAGAAATTGGCTCCGACCCCATTTTAAAAATTCGTGGTCAGCTTGCATCATTTGAAGGAGGCAACGCTCCTCTAATCTTGCTCGACAACGTTGAAATACCTTCTATACAGCTGGTTAATCCCGACGACATTGCTTCTATTTCTGTTCTGAAAGATGCTGCGTCAGCATCGATTTATGGAGCAAAAGGAGCTTTTGGTGTCATCCTTATTACCACGAAAAAAGGAGCTTCATCCGAAAGCGTAAATATCTCTTACTCTGCAAACCTTTCGTTCCAGAACATTTCGAAAAAAATTGAAATGGGTGGTGTTGAAGCGTTGGAGTATTCAATTCTGGCAGCCGAAAGAGTTGGTGCAACTGCTACTGGTGCTTTCTGGAAAGTTACCCGCGACAGCTACGAAAGAGCAGCACAATGGGAAGAACAATGGGGTGATGTTGTAAAACCAAACGACCCAATGCTTTACGGACGCGACTGGTATGTTGACGCCAACGGTTACAAACTTGGTTTGCGTACTTACGATCCTTATGACTATATGATTGAAGAATGGACACCAAGTCAGCAACATAACCTTTCGGTTAACGGAAAAACAGGCAAAACCGATTTTAATATTGGCTTTGGTTACCTCGACCAAAATGGGATGATGAAAACTGCTAAAGAAGATGACTTTAAACGTTACAACGGTTCGGTAAAAGTTGGAACAGAAGTGAACAGCTGGTTAAAAGTTCACGGAGGATCGATTTTCTCAAAACGCATAAAAAGATACCCTTATGCAACGGCTTCTACCACTGCCGATCCATGGTTATACCTTTACCGCTGGAGCCCTATTTATCCGTTAACAACCGAAGAGGGAGACCCGATCAGGAGCCCCGTTTCGGAAGTTGCACAGGCTAATACAGCATTTCAGGAAACCAATTACACCAGCATGAACGGTGGTTTCGTTATTACTCCGGTAGACGACTGGAATATTAACTTCGATTATACCTATGCCAACCAGGAGTATATTAACAAACGTCCCGGAACACGTTACACAGCTCGTAACAGCTGGAGTTCGGCATTGCCAAAATACGACGAAAGCGGCAGCCGTATCTATGTAAACAATGCCGGCGAGCAAGTGGCTTCAACTGCCGATGGCGCTATGGAAGCTTACGAACTGAACTTACTGACATACACAGGAGTTGGTGCCAACCCCGACCGTGTTTTCCGTATTGCTCAAAACAAAAAGTGGTCGACACTTAACCTGAATACCACTTACGATCTAACTTTAGACGAAATTCACAAGTTTAATTTTATGGCCGGAATGAACAGGGTAGCGTACGACGTTGCTTCAAACTGGTCGCAAAAAACTGAATTAATCGACTATAACAACCCCCAGTTCGACCTGGCTACCGGTACTCAAACTGCCGGAGGAAGCGAAGCATGGGAGTCGCAACTTGGATTTTTTGGCCGTATAAACTATAACCTGAAAGACAAATACCTTTTAGAAGCCAACCTCCGTTACGATGGTACTTCTAAATTCCCTACCGATCTTCAGTGGCGTTGGTTCCCTTCGTTCTCTGCCGGATGGCGTGTTAGCGAAGAAGACTGGATGAAAAATTTGCAACCAGTACTTAGCTCGTTAAAACTTCGCGGATCGTGGGGTACAATTGGCGACCAGACTGTAAACAACTCATTGTATATCCCAACCATGTCGGGCGGATACAACAACTGGATTATTGGCGGTTCAAAACTTTATGATTTCGGAACGCCTGCTTCAGTAGCTGCATCAATTACCTGGCAAGATATTACAACACTCGACTTAGGTTTCGACGCTCGTCTCATCGATAACAAGCTGGGAATTTCATTCGACTGGTACCAGCGCGATACTGAAAATATGATCGTTCCTCAGGAAGGACTTCCAACTACCTATGGTACATCCGCACCAAAAGGCAACTTTGGTTCGTTGCGTACCAACGGATTTGAATTGCAGCTAGATTACAACCACCGTTTCCGCAATGGAGTAGGCTTAAATGTAGTGGCAACAGTTGCCGATGCAAAAACAAAAATTACCAAATACGGATCGACACAGGTTGTTGACAGCTGGTATGTTGGAAAAACTTACGGAGAGATCTGGGGTTATGAAACAGATCGTTTGTACCAGACTGACGACTTTGTATACGAAAATGGCGAATTGGTAACAGTAACATCAACCGACGACAGAAACGTTTATCAGCTTACTGATTCAAATGCACCGACACAGGGCTACCTGCAATCGGGTAACTTTATGTATGGCCCCGGCGATGTGAAATTTAAGGATCTGAATGGCGACGGAGTTATTAACGATGGCAGCCGCCTGTTGGACGACCATGGCGATTTGAAAAAAATCGGTAACAGCACACCTCGCTACGAATACAGTTTCAGAATTAATACCGACTACAAAGGTTTCGACTTGTCAGTATTCCTTCAAGGTGTTGGAAAACGCGATGTTTGGGGTAACGGATTCTTTGCAATTCCTGGTTTTAACGCATCAGACGGTGCAATGCCTGAGGCAATGGCTACTGATTTCTGGAGAGAAGACCGCACAGATGCCTTCTACCCACGCCCATATAATAACGCTAACAGTAATAATAAGCTCAACATGGTAAGACAATCACGCTATCTGCTCGACATGTCGTACCTGAGAATTAAAAACATCACTTTTGGTTATACGCTGCCAACTCAATTGGTTGAAAAAGCAAATCTGAGTAGCCTGCGTGTTTATGTATCGCTCGAAAACTTCTTCACTTTCGATAATTTGCGTGACCTGCCAATCGATCCGGAAGAGATTTCAGGTTATTCAATGTGGAACAGCAGCAACTATAACTTAAGTCGCACAGGTATTGGAACACCAACCTTTAAAAGTGCGTCAATTGGTCTTCAGTTAAATTTCTAA
- a CDS encoding glycoside hydrolase family 3 N-terminal domain-containing protein — protein sequence MIWNIKQTVLLLLVFFAIEGTAMAQTQPAETDKNHWIDSVFQSLSAEQRIAQLIWINTAADKNISNQLKVAGLIKKYNLGGVIFFTGDPVKQAELTNFYQASAQTPLFVAMDAEWGAGMRLHDVMPFPYNMMMGASHNPELIKQATTEMAKQMKRLGVQVSLGPVVDINTQPLNPIIGMRSFGESPKQVAACGIAYMRGLQENNILAIAKHFPGHGDTQSDSHLTLPLVPYSRERLDSVELYPFKELTQKGVAGVMSAHLNVPEIDSTKGIPSSLSVKILNGILRDEWNYHGLVVTDAMNMAGAKSFGEPGEIEALALKAGNDVIEFPKDVELTITGIKKAIESGLLTQDEIDFKCRKVLAAKYDAGLNKSAPVSRVNLMEELNTPQAELVKRKLIEASLTLLENQNDLIPLKRLDSLKIACLTVGETTATPFQSMLSKYTKTDNFFLPEQFSEEELNAVKAKLQDYNLVIAGLHLYESKTRRSMQVGSLQKARPKRPYGLTNETENLLHYLSNNKKSIVVFFSSPYALTEVGNFTPPAGLIMAYQKDSLVQELAAQQIFGGIGASGKLPVTLGNYYKIGDGLHISKPVRLKYTIPEEAGMNSTRLNHRIDSLVSDAIAKRATPGCSVLAAKDGKIVFRKTYGYHTYNNRIPVSENDLYDLASVTKVSGALAAVLKLNDEGKINIDDKFSAYWPDWKKRLFHSSDKANLDWREILAHQAGLIPYLNYWKETAKDGQLKKRWYSVQKTDDYQLEVAPNLFLKNDFKKKIYKDIRKSKLNPPGKYVYSGLSFLLIPQITENLSGQAYTDFLDANYYHPLGAYNITYNPLNKFLKSRIVPTEYDSYYRKQQIQGTVHDEAAAVFGGVAGNAGLFANANDLAKLIEMFMQMGTFGGEQYLSQATMKEFTSVQFPENNNRRGLGFDKPLLNNNELSPEQSYPCPGASPESFGHSGFTGTFVWVDPTYNLIYIFLSNRVYPTREGNVLGKLNVRTNILQAFYDEMER from the coding sequence ATGATCTGGAACATAAAACAAACTGTCTTACTACTACTTGTATTTTTTGCAATCGAGGGAACAGCCATGGCGCAAACACAGCCCGCTGAAACCGACAAAAACCATTGGATAGATTCTGTATTTCAATCTCTATCGGCTGAGCAGCGCATAGCTCAGTTAATTTGGATAAACACTGCAGCAGATAAAAACATATCCAACCAGCTAAAAGTAGCCGGATTGATTAAAAAATATAATCTGGGAGGCGTAATTTTTTTTACCGGCGATCCGGTGAAACAAGCGGAACTCACCAACTTTTATCAGGCTTCGGCACAAACGCCGCTTTTTGTTGCCATGGACGCCGAATGGGGAGCAGGAATGCGACTTCACGATGTAATGCCTTTTCCGTACAATATGATGATGGGGGCCTCGCACAATCCGGAGTTAATTAAACAAGCCACCACCGAAATGGCCAAACAAATGAAGCGTTTGGGAGTTCAGGTTAGCCTTGGCCCCGTTGTCGATATAAATACACAGCCATTAAATCCAATTATCGGAATGCGCTCGTTTGGCGAATCGCCAAAACAAGTTGCAGCCTGTGGCATAGCTTATATGCGAGGCTTGCAGGAAAATAATATTCTGGCCATTGCCAAACATTTCCCCGGCCATGGAGATACTCAATCGGATTCGCACCTTACACTTCCACTTGTTCCGTATTCGCGTGAACGATTAGATTCCGTTGAGTTGTATCCGTTTAAAGAATTGACCCAAAAAGGAGTTGCCGGTGTGATGAGTGCCCATTTAAATGTTCCTGAAATCGACAGCACAAAAGGGATTCCATCCAGCCTGTCGGTCAAAATACTCAATGGAATTCTTCGCGATGAATGGAATTACCATGGACTGGTTGTTACCGATGCCATGAATATGGCCGGTGCAAAAAGTTTTGGAGAACCCGGCGAAATTGAGGCGCTGGCGCTAAAAGCCGGTAACGATGTGATTGAATTTCCGAAAGATGTGGAACTAACGATTACCGGAATTAAAAAAGCCATTGAATCAGGGCTGTTAACACAAGATGAAATAGATTTTAAATGCCGGAAAGTACTGGCTGCCAAATACGATGCAGGTTTAAATAAATCGGCTCCAGTTTCGCGGGTCAATCTCATGGAGGAATTAAACACCCCACAAGCCGAACTGGTAAAAAGAAAATTGATCGAAGCTTCGTTAACGCTACTGGAAAACCAAAACGATTTGATTCCGCTTAAACGACTCGACTCGTTAAAAATAGCTTGCCTGACCGTTGGAGAGACAACAGCAACTCCTTTCCAGTCGATGCTTTCGAAATATACAAAAACAGATAACTTCTTTCTTCCTGAGCAGTTTTCGGAAGAAGAACTAAATGCTGTAAAAGCTAAACTTCAGGATTATAACCTGGTAATTGCCGGCCTGCATTTGTACGAAAGCAAAACCAGACGGTCGATGCAGGTGGGCAGCCTGCAAAAGGCAAGACCCAAAAGGCCTTATGGCTTAACTAACGAAACCGAAAATCTGCTGCATTATCTGTCGAATAACAAAAAGTCAATCGTTGTATTCTTTTCCAGTCCGTATGCCCTAACCGAAGTCGGTAATTTTACTCCTCCGGCCGGATTAATTATGGCTTATCAAAAAGATTCGCTGGTACAGGAATTAGCTGCACAGCAAATTTTTGGCGGCATTGGAGCATCGGGGAAACTTCCGGTTACGCTTGGCAACTACTATAAAATTGGCGACGGGCTACACATCAGCAAGCCGGTTCGTTTGAAATACACCATTCCTGAAGAGGCTGGAATGAATAGCACACGATTGAATCACCGTATCGATTCACTTGTTAGCGATGCGATTGCTAAACGGGCGACACCGGGCTGCAGTGTTCTGGCGGCAAAAGATGGAAAAATAGTATTCAGAAAAACCTACGGCTACCATACCTACAACAACCGTATTCCTGTTTCGGAAAACGATCTTTACGATCTGGCTTCGGTAACCAAGGTTTCGGGAGCACTGGCTGCCGTGCTCAAACTTAACGATGAAGGGAAAATCAATATTGATGATAAATTTTCGGCTTATTGGCCCGACTGGAAAAAACGTTTGTTTCACTCGTCAGACAAAGCGAATCTGGACTGGCGCGAGATTCTGGCCCATCAGGCGGGGCTAATCCCCTACCTCAATTATTGGAAGGAAACAGCAAAAGACGGACAGCTAAAGAAACGTTGGTATTCCGTTCAAAAAACAGACGATTATCAGCTGGAAGTAGCTCCGAACCTGTTTCTTAAAAACGATTTCAAGAAAAAGATCTACAAGGATATCCGGAAATCAAAGTTGAATCCTCCGGGTAAATACGTTTACAGTGGCTTATCATTTCTCCTGATTCCGCAAATCACCGAAAATCTCTCAGGGCAAGCTTACACAGACTTTTTAGATGCCAATTATTACCATCCACTAGGGGCCTATAACATTACCTATAATCCGCTAAATAAATTTCTTAAGAGCCGCATTGTTCCAACAGAATACGATTCGTACTACCGAAAACAACAAATTCAGGGCACAGTGCACGACGAAGCTGCTGCTGTTTTTGGTGGCGTGGCAGGGAATGCAGGCCTTTTTGCCAATGCCAACGATCTGGCCAAACTAATCGAGATGTTCATGCAAATGGGCACATTCGGCGGTGAACAGTATCTGAGTCAGGCCACCATGAAAGAATTTACAAGTGTTCAGTTTCCGGAAAACAACAACCGCCGGGGATTGGGCTTTGACAAACCGCTACTGAACAACAACGAACTTAGCCCGGAGCAAAGTTATCCATGTCCGGGAGCGAGCCCCGAAAGTTTCGGGCATTCCGGGTTTACCGGAACATTTGTTTGGGTCGATCCTACTTATAACCTGATTTACATCTTCCTGAGCAACCGTGTTTACCCAACGCGCGAGGGAAATGTGCTTGGAAAACTGAATGTTAGAACCAATATTTTACAGGCATTTTACGATGAAATGGAAAGGTAG